In one window of Methanoculleus chikugoensis DNA:
- a CDS encoding DUF473 domain-containing protein encodes MKYAALTGISPSVIAELKSGKARTLELNSAHNIITLTETAPGECIFMTSINEEDLSPGDPGIMVDLLALSIGMRRIEVTNPFFYEERERMSARIKVQFRGVTIARDVEGRKWGDPTKVEIIRSACYRAG; translated from the coding sequence ATGAAGTACGCAGCGTTAACCGGAATCTCGCCGTCGGTCATTGCCGAACTCAAGAGCGGCAAGGCCCGCACCCTCGAGCTGAACAGCGCCCACAACATCATCACGCTGACCGAGACCGCCCCCGGCGAGTGCATCTTCATGACGTCGATCAACGAGGAAGACCTCTCACCCGGCGATCCGGGGATCATGGTCGATCTCCTCGCCCTCAGCATCGGCATGAGACGGATCGAGGTCACCAACCCGTTCTTCTACGAGGAGAGGGAGCGAATGTCCGCCCGGATCAAGGTCCAGTTCCGGGGGGTGACCATCGCACGCGACGTGGAGGGGCGGAAGTGGGGAGACCCGACCAAGGTCGAGATCATCCGGTCGGCATGTTACCGGGCCGGATAA
- a CDS encoding proteasome assembly chaperone family protein produces the protein MDDIKVISRALEGAEKTVLIGFPGSGLVGSIALQYLVEQMEFEQIGAITSKYFPPVALMTKGVINAPVRLYEKDHLVAVISDVPIHPAICYEVANGIMDWLAQFDIKEVVTIAGIITNEPEKRVFGVATSSGALQRVEEKTIILPMGSISGVAASLLTECKTRGIPGIGLLGETVNTPDPRSSAATIEVLNQIYGLNLDIQPLLEQAVEIEAAMSQIAEQVQKTEAAPRREQLPMYG, from the coding sequence ATGGACGATATAAAGGTTATATCCAGAGCGCTCGAGGGCGCCGAAAAGACGGTCCTGATCGGCTTTCCCGGGAGCGGGCTCGTCGGGAGTATCGCCCTGCAATACCTCGTCGAGCAGATGGAATTCGAGCAGATCGGGGCGATCACGAGCAAATACTTTCCCCCGGTCGCCCTTATGACGAAGGGCGTGATCAACGCCCCCGTACGCCTCTACGAGAAGGATCACCTCGTCGCGGTCATCTCCGACGTCCCCATCCACCCGGCGATCTGCTACGAGGTGGCGAACGGCATCATGGACTGGCTCGCACAGTTCGACATCAAAGAGGTCGTCACGATCGCCGGGATCATCACGAACGAACCGGAGAAGAGGGTCTTCGGGGTCGCGACCAGCAGCGGAGCGCTGCAGCGCGTCGAAGAGAAGACGATCATCCTTCCGATGGGGAGCATATCCGGCGTCGCGGCAAGCCTCCTCACGGAGTGCAAGACGCGGGGCATCCCGGGGATAGGGCTCCTCGGCGAGACGGTGAACACCCCCGATCCGCGGTCGTCCGCGGCCACGATCGAGGTTCTGAACCAGATCTACGGCCTCAACCTGGACATCCAGCCGCTGCTCGAACAGGCGGTGGAGATCGAGGCTGCAATGTCCCAGATAGCCGAGCAGGTGCAGAAGACCGAGGCCGCGCCCCGGAGAGAACAGCTGCCGATGTACGGGTGA
- the leuS gene encoding leucine--tRNA ligase, producing MQGNERECIARWEHAFEADPAEKEKYYLTVAYPYPSGAMHVGHGRTYIVPDVLARYERMRGKQVLFPMAFHVTGTPVIGISKRIANGDTQTIGLYRDLYRVPQDILDRFIDPMEIVRYFSEEYRRVMQKCGLSIDWRRRFITVDPQYSRFIEWQYKHLHEEEHVVKGAHPVKYCPQCENPVGDHDLLEGDKAEIVKFTLVLFQWGDARIPCATLRPETIYGVTNLWVNPAVTYVRATVDGDEWVLSREAAAKLALQDHEVTVGEEIPGTVLVDQTVSHPLSGEVPVLPATFVDPDMGAGIVMSVPAHAPFDYIALRDLQQQGKYTGIQPVPLISVEGYGEIPAKDAVERAGIRDQNDPGMEALTQEVYSAEFSRGKVFDNYGGKPVREARDDVAALMMERYGSIPMYEFDNRQVICRCGGRVFVKILHDQWFLEYSDPCWKEQVKTQLERMALVPPEVRTEFVRTVDWLKDWACTRRVGLGTKLPWDPTWIIEPLSDSTIYMAYYTIAHHLKAIPPEDLTPEVFEYIFFGEGNPETVDRETLDRLRNEFLYWYPYDYRFSAKDLISNHLTFQLFHHRAIFPQELQPQGMVVFGMGLLNGAKMSSSKGNVFLLEDAVEEFGADTVRMFLVGSAEPWQDFDWRNELVSSTRKQIERFWNTVTEAKEATGAYDIDAWLASRLQKRIESATMALDLFQTRQALQEAFFGVEADLKWYRRRLPEGATGGAVMQDLCRTWVRLLAPFIPFTCEALWSDVGGKGMVSFAPWPEVDESRVSPAIELAEELLARTVEDIESIRRLIPMEPTSISLFVAPAWKHEAFRIIAASADKTRVMREIMQNEEMRRRGREATDAAKQITKLVLKLPPELVKQLTASPLDEQAVLEGARAFLEHEFGVPVKVLDAEASSHPKASGALPFKPAIVIE from the coding sequence ATGCAGGGCAACGAACGGGAGTGCATCGCCCGGTGGGAGCACGCGTTCGAGGCCGATCCGGCAGAGAAGGAGAAATATTACCTGACCGTGGCGTACCCGTATCCAAGCGGGGCGATGCACGTCGGGCACGGACGGACCTACATCGTTCCGGACGTCCTTGCCCGGTACGAGCGGATGAGGGGGAAACAGGTCCTCTTCCCGATGGCGTTCCACGTCACCGGCACCCCGGTCATCGGGATCTCGAAGAGGATCGCGAACGGCGACACGCAGACGATAGGACTCTACCGCGACCTCTACCGGGTGCCGCAGGATATCCTTGACCGGTTCATCGACCCGATGGAGATCGTCCGGTACTTCTCGGAGGAGTACCGGCGCGTGATGCAGAAGTGCGGGCTCTCTATCGATTGGCGGCGGCGATTCATCACCGTCGACCCGCAGTACAGCAGGTTCATCGAGTGGCAGTACAAGCACCTGCACGAGGAGGAGCACGTCGTCAAAGGGGCGCACCCGGTCAAGTACTGCCCGCAGTGCGAGAACCCGGTCGGCGACCACGACCTTCTCGAGGGCGACAAGGCCGAGATCGTCAAGTTCACCCTGGTCCTCTTCCAGTGGGGCGACGCCAGGATCCCGTGCGCGACCCTCCGGCCCGAGACGATCTACGGCGTGACGAACCTCTGGGTGAACCCGGCCGTCACCTACGTCCGGGCGACGGTCGACGGCGATGAGTGGGTCTTAAGCCGCGAGGCTGCGGCGAAACTCGCCCTGCAGGACCACGAGGTCACCGTGGGAGAGGAGATCCCCGGAACGGTGCTCGTCGACCAGACGGTCTCCCACCCACTCTCCGGCGAGGTCCCCGTCCTCCCGGCGACCTTCGTCGACCCGGACATGGGGGCCGGGATCGTGATGAGCGTTCCCGCCCACGCACCCTTCGACTACATCGCGCTCCGCGACCTGCAGCAGCAGGGGAAGTACACGGGCATCCAGCCGGTCCCGCTCATATCCGTCGAGGGCTACGGCGAGATCCCGGCAAAGGACGCGGTCGAGCGGGCGGGTATCCGCGACCAGAACGATCCGGGGATGGAGGCGCTCACCCAGGAGGTCTACAGTGCGGAGTTCTCCCGCGGGAAGGTCTTTGACAACTACGGCGGAAAGCCGGTCCGCGAGGCCCGGGATGATGTGGCGGCGCTGATGATGGAACGCTACGGCTCGATCCCGATGTACGAGTTCGATAACCGGCAGGTGATCTGCCGGTGCGGTGGGCGGGTCTTTGTGAAGATCCTGCACGACCAGTGGTTCCTGGAGTACAGCGACCCGTGCTGGAAGGAGCAGGTGAAGACCCAGCTCGAGCGGATGGCGCTCGTCCCGCCCGAGGTCAGGACGGAGTTCGTCCGGACGGTCGACTGGCTGAAGGACTGGGCCTGCACCCGGCGGGTGGGGCTCGGGACGAAACTCCCCTGGGACCCGACCTGGATCATCGAACCGCTCTCCGACTCGACGATCTACATGGCCTACTACACGATCGCCCACCACTTAAAGGCCATTCCGCCGGAGGACCTGACACCGGAGGTCTTCGAGTACATCTTCTTCGGGGAAGGGAATCCCGAGACCGTCGACCGCGAGACGCTTGACCGGCTCAGGAACGAGTTCCTCTACTGGTACCCCTACGACTACCGGTTCTCGGCGAAAGATCTCATCTCGAACCACCTCACCTTCCAGCTCTTCCACCACCGGGCGATCTTCCCGCAGGAACTGCAGCCGCAGGGCATGGTGGTCTTCGGGATGGGGCTCCTGAACGGGGCGAAGATGTCCTCGAGCAAGGGCAACGTCTTCCTGCTCGAGGACGCCGTGGAGGAGTTCGGGGCCGATACGGTCAGGATGTTCCTCGTCGGGAGCGCCGAGCCCTGGCAGGACTTCGACTGGAGGAACGAACTCGTCTCGTCGACGAGGAAGCAGATCGAGCGGTTCTGGAACACGGTTACGGAGGCAAAAGAAGCGACGGGCGCCTACGATATCGACGCCTGGCTCGCGAGCAGGCTCCAGAAGCGCATCGAGAGCGCCACCATGGCGCTCGATCTCTTCCAGACCCGGCAGGCGCTGCAGGAGGCGTTCTTCGGTGTGGAGGCCGACCTGAAGTGGTACCGCCGCCGCCTGCCCGAGGGCGCAACCGGCGGGGCGGTGATGCAGGACCTCTGCCGCACCTGGGTGCGGCTGCTTGCTCCCTTCATCCCGTTCACCTGCGAGGCGCTCTGGAGCGACGTCGGCGGGAAAGGCATGGTCTCCTTCGCCCCCTGGCCCGAGGTAGACGAGAGCAGGGTCAGCCCGGCGATCGAGCTCGCCGAGGAACTCCTCGCCCGGACGGTCGAGGACATCGAGTCGATCAGAAGACTCATCCCGATGGAGCCGACGTCGATCAGCCTCTTCGTCGCCCCCGCCTGGAAGCACGAGGCCTTCCGGATCATCGCGGCATCGGCCGATAAGACGAGGGTGATGCGGGAGATCATGCAGAACGAGGAGATGCGCAGGCGCGGCCGCGAGGCGACCGATGCCGCGAAGCAGATCACGAAACTTGTCCTGAAGCTGCCGCCCGAACTCGTGAAGCAGCTCACAGCGTCGCCGCTCGACGAGCAGGCGGTCCTCGAGGGCGCACGGGCGTTCCTGGAGCACGAGTTCGGCGTGCCGGTGAAGGTCCTCGACGCCGAGGCGAGCTCGCACCCGAAAGCCTCGGGGGCGCTGCCGTTCAAGCCGGCGATTGTGATCGAATAG
- a CDS encoding DUF5611 family protein has translation MQEYQIKRGYTKQLAESMIQGLRDQFGTEPRAAEDGHYSISYGALLRLEVWVGTGGKTLVVDTEADKIVDDETIIDTNRRFRNYLQQVTGYTAKERAKKAQQAVKGKE, from the coding sequence ATGCAGGAATACCAGATCAAGCGCGGATACACGAAACAACTTGCAGAATCAATGATCCAGGGACTCCGCGACCAGTTCGGGACCGAACCCCGTGCGGCGGAGGACGGCCACTATAGCATCTCCTACGGAGCACTCCTGCGTCTTGAGGTCTGGGTGGGTACAGGAGGCAAAACACTCGTCGTCGATACTGAGGCGGACAAGATCGTCGACGACGAGACGATCATCGACACCAACCGCCGGTTCCGCAATTACCTCCAGCAGGTGACCGGGTATACGGCGAAAGAGCGGGCGAAGAAGGCCCAGCAGGCCGTAAAGGGGAAAGAGTAA
- a CDS encoding PINc/VapC family ATPase gives MKIVPDTSVVIDGRITSLIKTGEYKGATIIIPEAVVAELEAQANQGREIGFSGLTELQELFRMSEEKIIELQFSGERPSLDQVKLSSGGEIDALIRNVAIDHDARFITSDLVQAEVAKAKGLDVTYLRPQIGDFSPLSIDQYLDEETIAITLKERAPPVAKIGKLQETRLVTLRDAPMTEYELKAMAQELLERAKRDPDGFIELEKRGITVVQIGSLRISIARRPFSDGMEITVVRPLVDLSLDDYDMAPEIKQRILGNRRGVLIAGPPGAGKTTLAQSLATFLADNNFVVKTMEAPRDLQVPDHITQYTALEGSMANTAEALLLVRPDYVIFDELRKNEDFSVYADMRLAGMGMVGVVHAMEVHDCLRRFCDRVDYSILPQIINTVIYVVQGAITKIYDLELTVKAPEGMPGDVHIRPVIVVREHARQEPEIEIFRYEGETLVMPLARKKNAVGPVVAPAEPPVVAAPAPVAEPEENVTWKVAGKEVQREIGRYTSGPVEVRIISDNKAVVYIEDKDVPAAIGKGGKNVSAIVNKLGIGIDIRPRSELEAQKPIEEEMHLAGGIKIRLDKKQLTIVSPENKGKIVDVFAGKEYLFTATVNEEGDILLAKNSTIAQEMIKRYNEGETIRLRPV, from the coding sequence ATGAAAATTGTACCCGATACAAGCGTCGTGATAGACGGACGCATAACATCGCTGATAAAAACCGGAGAATATAAGGGCGCAACAATAATCATACCGGAAGCCGTCGTCGCCGAACTGGAGGCCCAGGCGAATCAGGGACGGGAGATAGGGTTTTCCGGTCTGACCGAACTCCAGGAGCTCTTCCGGATGTCGGAGGAGAAGATCATCGAACTCCAGTTTTCCGGAGAACGCCCGAGCCTCGACCAGGTGAAACTCTCCAGCGGAGGCGAGATCGACGCCCTGATTCGGAACGTCGCGATCGACCACGACGCCCGGTTCATCACGAGCGACCTCGTGCAGGCGGAGGTGGCGAAGGCAAAAGGGCTCGACGTCACCTACCTGCGGCCGCAGATCGGCGACTTCTCGCCGCTCTCGATCGACCAGTACCTCGACGAGGAGACGATCGCGATCACGCTGAAGGAACGGGCGCCGCCGGTGGCAAAGATCGGGAAACTCCAGGAGACCCGCCTGGTGACCCTCCGGGATGCGCCGATGACCGAGTACGAACTCAAGGCTATGGCGCAGGAACTCCTTGAGAGGGCGAAACGCGACCCGGACGGCTTCATCGAACTCGAGAAGCGGGGGATCACGGTCGTCCAGATTGGATCGCTCCGGATCTCGATTGCCCGGCGGCCGTTCTCGGACGGGATGGAGATCACCGTCGTCCGGCCGCTCGTGGATCTCTCGCTCGACGACTACGACATGGCGCCGGAGATCAAGCAGCGGATCCTCGGAAACCGCCGCGGCGTCCTGATCGCGGGCCCGCCGGGAGCAGGGAAGACCACCCTCGCCCAGAGCCTTGCGACGTTCCTCGCCGACAACAACTTCGTCGTGAAGACGATGGAGGCCCCGCGGGACCTGCAGGTACCCGACCACATCACCCAGTACACGGCGCTCGAGGGGAGCATGGCGAACACCGCCGAAGCCCTCCTGCTCGTCCGGCCCGACTACGTGATCTTCGATGAACTCCGGAAAAACGAGGACTTCTCCGTCTATGCGGATATGCGCCTCGCGGGGATGGGCATGGTCGGCGTGGTCCATGCCATGGAGGTGCACGACTGCCTCCGGCGGTTCTGTGACCGTGTTGACTACAGCATCCTGCCGCAGATCATCAACACCGTCATCTACGTCGTCCAGGGCGCGATCACGAAGATCTACGACCTCGAACTGACGGTCAAGGCACCGGAGGGCATGCCCGGCGACGTGCATATCCGCCCGGTGATCGTCGTCCGCGAGCACGCCCGGCAGGAACCCGAGATCGAGATCTTCCGCTACGAAGGGGAGACCCTGGTGATGCCGCTCGCCCGGAAGAAGAACGCCGTAGGACCGGTCGTTGCACCTGCGGAGCCTCCGGTCGTCGCGGCACCGGCACCGGTAGCGGAGCCCGAGGAGAACGTCACCTGGAAGGTTGCGGGAAAAGAGGTCCAGCGCGAGATCGGGCGGTACACGAGCGGCCCGGTCGAGGTCCGGATCATCAGCGACAACAAGGCCGTCGTCTATATCGAGGACAAGGACGTCCCGGCGGCGATCGGGAAGGGCGGCAAGAACGTCTCGGCGATCGTGAACAAACTCGGCATCGGGATCGATATCCGGCCGAGGAGCGAACTCGAGGCGCAGAAACCCATCGAAGAGGAGATGCACCTTGCCGGCGGCATCAAGATCCGTCTCGACAAGAAACAGCTGACGATTGTATCTCCCGAGAACAAGGGCAAGATTGTGGACGTCTTCGCCGGGAAGGAGTATCTCTTCACGGCAACGGTGAACGAGGAGGGGGACATCCTCCTCGCCAAGAACAGCACGATCGCCCAGGAGATGATCAAGCGCTACAACGAGGGCGAGACGATCCGGCTGCGGCCGGTATGA
- the hisI gene encoding phosphoribosyl-AMP cyclohydrolase, protein MKIQFKDGLVPVIVQERRTRDVLMLAYANTEALELTRTTGYAHYYSRSRRKLWKKGEESGHVQRVCRILVDCDEDAVLYEVEQTGAACHTGHASCFYRTVEGEEIAKTVFDPEKVYANKGE, encoded by the coding sequence ATGAAGATACAGTTCAAGGACGGATTGGTGCCTGTCATCGTGCAGGAAAGACGGACTCGTGATGTCCTGATGCTCGCCTACGCGAACACGGAGGCGCTGGAACTCACCAGGACCACGGGATATGCACACTATTACAGCAGGAGCAGACGGAAACTCTGGAAGAAAGGGGAGGAGAGCGGACACGTCCAGCGGGTCTGCCGCATACTCGTCGACTGCGACGAGGATGCCGTCCTCTACGAGGTGGAGCAGACCGGTGCCGCCTGCCATACCGGCCACGCCTCGTGTTTCTACCGGACGGTCGAGGGGGAGGAGATCGCTAAAACGGTCTTCGATCCGGAGAAGGTATACGCTAATAAGGGTGAATGA